In Caloenas nicobarica isolate bCalNic1 chromosome 5, bCalNic1.hap1, whole genome shotgun sequence, a single genomic region encodes these proteins:
- the TMEM87A gene encoding transmembrane protein 87A isoform X1, whose protein sequence is MAAAPRSGGWRRPEAVVLRLLAVLLLAGAAGAGQRSKWRLPVLMGKKFNFGKILFSNTTIFLRFEGEEKSCDPSQRYNVTWYLRYSDCYNEVFNFGDEQADYYFGTTSEEHPGWSGYYAMSTRLFQNCSELFRPQVFYKEFVHPEPLSPEKQEGLKDKKESGGNHTMVADKTAMNAVMKTWRDGPYIFIMQIGIATGRDSNTNVKKMEKTTTSSYQNKPFTMTVELKGPYEYLSLADYPLMIFFMVMCIVYVFFGVLWLAWSACYWRDLLRIQFWIGAVIFLGMLEKAVFYAEFQNIRYTGESVQGAVILAELLSAVKRSLARTLVIIVSLGYGIVKPRLGVTLHKVVMAGALYLLFSGMEGVLRVTGFFYDTVALIANLALSMIDACIILWIFISLTQTMKLLKLRRNVVKLSLYRHFTNTLILAVAASIVFIIWTTMKFRLVDCQSDWQELWVDDAIWRLLFSMILFVIMILWRPSANNQRFAFSPLSEEEDDDEQKEPMLKESFEGMKMRSTKQEPNGNVKANKAQEDDLKWVEENVPSSVTDVALPALLDSDEERMITHFERSKME, encoded by the exons ATGGCGGCGGCGCCGCGTTCCGGGGGGTGGCGGCGGCCTGAGGCCGTCGTGCTGCGGCTGCtggcggtgctgctgctggcgggTGCGGCGGGCGCCGGGCAGCGTTCCAAATGGCGGCTCCCAGTGCTCATG GGGAAGAAGTTTAATTTTGGGAAGATTCTTTTCAGCAACACCACCATTTTCCTGAGAT ttgaaggggaagaaaaatcttgtGATCCCTCTCAAAGGTACAATGTTACTTGGTACTTAAGATATTCTGACTGCTACAATGAAGTCTTCAACTTTGGG GATGAACAGGCAGACTACTATTTTGGGACTACATCTGAAGAGCATCCGGGCTGGTCAGGATACTATGCTATGTCTACTCGCCTCTTTCAGAATTGCTCTGAGCTCTTCAGGCCTCAG GTTTTCTATAAAGAATTTGTTCATCCAGAGCCTCTCTCACCTGAGAAACAAGAg ggCTTAAAAGACAAGAAGGAGAGTGGAGGAAATCACACAATGGTAGCAGATAAAACT gcgATGAATGCTGTTATGAAAACTTGGCGAGATGGaccatatatatttattatgcAAATTGGAATTGCAACTGGGAGGGATTCTAATACCAATGttaagaaaatggagaaaacaacaACTTCCTCATATCAAAATAAGCCTTTTACAA TGACGGTGGAACTGAAGGGGCCATATGAGTATCTCTCACTTGCAGACTATCCTCTGATGATT TTTTTCATGGTGATGTGTATTGTGTACGTATTCTTCGGGGTTCTGTGGCTCGCATGGTCAGCATGTTACTGGCGGGATCTCCTGAGGATCCAGTTCTGGATTGGTGCTGTTATCTTCCTGGGGATGCTCGAGAAAGCAGTTTTCTATGCAGAGTTCCAGAATATCCGCTACACAGGGGAATCTG TTCAAGGAGCAGTAATACTGGCAGAACTACTTTCTGCTGTGAAGCGCTCATTGGCTCGAACTCTGGTCATCATAGTCAGCCTGGGATATGGCATAGTCAA gcCTCGCCTTGGAGTTACTCTTCACAAAGTAGTTATGGCTGGAGCCCTATATCTATTATTTTCTGGCATGGAAGGTGTTCTTAGAGTCACAGGG tttttctatgACACTGTGGCTCTGATAGCAAACTTGGCCCTGTCCATGATTGATGCCTGTATTATTTTGTGG ATATTCATCAGCTTAACTCAAACAATGAAACTGCTAAAGCTTCGAAGGAATGTTGTGAAACTCTCTTTGTATCGGCACTTCACCAACACGCTCATCTTGGCAGTAGCAG CATCTATTGTATTTATCATCTGGACCACCATGAAGTTCAGGCTGGTGGACTGTCAGTCG GACTGGCAGGAGCTATGGGTAGATGATGCCATCTGGCGTTTGTTGTTTTCAATGATCCTCTTTGTCATCATGATTCTGTGGAGACCATCTGCTAACAACCAAAG GTTTGCTTTCTCACCGCTCTCtgaagaggaggatgatgaTGAGCAGAAAGAGCCAATGTTAAAGGAAAGCTTTG agggAATGAAAATGAGAAGTACAAAGCAAGAACCAAATGGAAatgtaaaagcaaacaaagct CAGGAGGATGACCTGAAGTGGGTCGAGGAGAATGTTCCTTCATCAGTGACAGATGT tgCTCTTCCAGCTCTTCTGGATTCAGATGAG gaaaGAATGATTACACACTTTGAAAGGTCCAAAATGGAATGA
- the TMEM87A gene encoding transmembrane protein 87A isoform X2, which produces MAAAPRSGGWRRPEAVVLRLLAVLLLAGAAGAGQRSKWRLPVLMGKKFNFGKILFSNTTIFLRFEGEEKSCDPSQRYNVTWYLRYSDCYNEVFNFGDEQADYYFGTTSEEHPGWSGYYAMSTRLFQNCSELFRPQVFYKEFVHPEPLSPEKQEGLKDKKESGGNHTMVADKTAMNAVMKTWRDGPYIFIMQIGIATGRDSNTNVKKMEKTTTSSYQNKPFTMTVELKGPYEYLSLADYPLMIFFMVMCIVYVFFGVLWLAWSACYWRDLLRIQFWIGAVIFLGMLEKAVFYAEFQNIRYTGESVQGAVILAELLSAVKRSLARTLVIIVSLGYGIVKPRLGVTLHKVVMAGALYLLFSGMEGVLRVTGAQNDLASLAFIPLAFLDTALCWWIFISLTQTMKLLKLRRNVVKLSLYRHFTNTLILAVAASIVFIIWTTMKFRLVDCQSDWQELWVDDAIWRLLFSMILFVIMILWRPSANNQRFAFSPLSEEEDDDEQKEPMLKESFEGMKMRSTKQEPNGNVKANKAQEDDLKWVEENVPSSVTDVALPALLDSDEERMITHFERSKME; this is translated from the exons ATGGCGGCGGCGCCGCGTTCCGGGGGGTGGCGGCGGCCTGAGGCCGTCGTGCTGCGGCTGCtggcggtgctgctgctggcgggTGCGGCGGGCGCCGGGCAGCGTTCCAAATGGCGGCTCCCAGTGCTCATG GGGAAGAAGTTTAATTTTGGGAAGATTCTTTTCAGCAACACCACCATTTTCCTGAGAT ttgaaggggaagaaaaatcttgtGATCCCTCTCAAAGGTACAATGTTACTTGGTACTTAAGATATTCTGACTGCTACAATGAAGTCTTCAACTTTGGG GATGAACAGGCAGACTACTATTTTGGGACTACATCTGAAGAGCATCCGGGCTGGTCAGGATACTATGCTATGTCTACTCGCCTCTTTCAGAATTGCTCTGAGCTCTTCAGGCCTCAG GTTTTCTATAAAGAATTTGTTCATCCAGAGCCTCTCTCACCTGAGAAACAAGAg ggCTTAAAAGACAAGAAGGAGAGTGGAGGAAATCACACAATGGTAGCAGATAAAACT gcgATGAATGCTGTTATGAAAACTTGGCGAGATGGaccatatatatttattatgcAAATTGGAATTGCAACTGGGAGGGATTCTAATACCAATGttaagaaaatggagaaaacaacaACTTCCTCATATCAAAATAAGCCTTTTACAA TGACGGTGGAACTGAAGGGGCCATATGAGTATCTCTCACTTGCAGACTATCCTCTGATGATT TTTTTCATGGTGATGTGTATTGTGTACGTATTCTTCGGGGTTCTGTGGCTCGCATGGTCAGCATGTTACTGGCGGGATCTCCTGAGGATCCAGTTCTGGATTGGTGCTGTTATCTTCCTGGGGATGCTCGAGAAAGCAGTTTTCTATGCAGAGTTCCAGAATATCCGCTACACAGGGGAATCTG TTCAAGGAGCAGTAATACTGGCAGAACTACTTTCTGCTGTGAAGCGCTCATTGGCTCGAACTCTGGTCATCATAGTCAGCCTGGGATATGGCATAGTCAA gcCTCGCCTTGGAGTTACTCTTCACAAAGTAGTTATGGCTGGAGCCCTATATCTATTATTTTCTGGCATGGAAGGTGTTCTTAGAGTCACAGGG GCCCAGAATGATCTTGCCTCCTTGGCTTTTATTCCCCTGGCTTTCCTAGATACTGCCCTGTGCTGGTGG ATATTCATCAGCTTAACTCAAACAATGAAACTGCTAAAGCTTCGAAGGAATGTTGTGAAACTCTCTTTGTATCGGCACTTCACCAACACGCTCATCTTGGCAGTAGCAG CATCTATTGTATTTATCATCTGGACCACCATGAAGTTCAGGCTGGTGGACTGTCAGTCG GACTGGCAGGAGCTATGGGTAGATGATGCCATCTGGCGTTTGTTGTTTTCAATGATCCTCTTTGTCATCATGATTCTGTGGAGACCATCTGCTAACAACCAAAG GTTTGCTTTCTCACCGCTCTCtgaagaggaggatgatgaTGAGCAGAAAGAGCCAATGTTAAAGGAAAGCTTTG agggAATGAAAATGAGAAGTACAAAGCAAGAACCAAATGGAAatgtaaaagcaaacaaagct CAGGAGGATGACCTGAAGTGGGTCGAGGAGAATGTTCCTTCATCAGTGACAGATGT tgCTCTTCCAGCTCTTCTGGATTCAGATGAG gaaaGAATGATTACACACTTTGAAAGGTCCAAAATGGAATGA